Proteins found in one Methylobacter sp. S3L5C genomic segment:
- a CDS encoding TraU family protein yields the protein MNRMLSKGLLLWVLLNLAVVCHAETVNKSIDPLCADAELWSGKLVSDICWNCLFPIRAAGASLGGGNVPSIATDQKFCFCNDPLGLPQLGMTVGLWNPARLIEVVRNPWCSPALGGITFSASQVRLIATTGKADFDASEMSFFNYHYFAFPLTIMLDLFWDDRCNADGYRDFDLLYVSELDPTWNSDLLAFFTSPETALFANPAAIAACVADAAAAATGKPIDALFWCAGAWGHLYPLSGISPTSYGTDPRITSLLATRATAALHRRGLAWKTAGNDALCGGMIYPFIPKSQYRLSLFYPVAETDSNHAIGETTFTWGAGRSYPGPGEDHLYILWRWQDCCVGL from the coding sequence ATGAATCGGATGCTTTCTAAGGGGCTATTATTATGGGTTTTGCTAAATCTGGCTGTCGTCTGTCATGCTGAAACAGTCAACAAATCTATTGATCCGCTATGCGCCGATGCCGAACTGTGGTCAGGAAAACTGGTCAGCGATATTTGCTGGAACTGTTTATTTCCTATTCGTGCCGCCGGTGCGTCGTTAGGCGGCGGCAATGTCCCTTCTATCGCTACTGACCAGAAATTCTGCTTTTGCAACGACCCACTGGGGCTGCCACAATTGGGAATGACTGTGGGCTTGTGGAATCCGGCACGATTGATCGAAGTGGTCAGAAACCCTTGGTGCTCACCAGCCTTGGGCGGCATAACCTTTAGCGCGTCACAAGTGCGTTTGATCGCCACTACCGGCAAGGCGGATTTTGATGCCAGCGAGATGTCGTTTTTCAATTACCATTACTTCGCCTTTCCGCTTACCATTATGTTGGATCTGTTTTGGGATGACCGCTGTAACGCCGACGGCTATCGGGATTTTGATCTGCTGTATGTCTCGGAACTCGATCCCACCTGGAACAGCGATTTGCTGGCCTTTTTCACCAGTCCGGAAACGGCGTTGTTTGCCAATCCGGCAGCGATTGCTGCTTGTGTCGCCGATGCGGCGGCTGCGGCTACCGGCAAGCCAATCGACGCCTTGTTCTGGTGTGCCGGAGCGTGGGGCCACCTCTATCCCTTGTCCGGTATTTCACCAACCAGTTACGGCACCGATCCGCGCATTACCAGTTTATTGGCAACCCGCGCAACGGCAGCCTTGCATCGCCGAGGGCTAGCCTGGAAAACCGCCGGAAACGATGCCTTATGTGGTGGGATGATTTATCCGTTTATTCCCAAATCACAATACCGACTCAGTCTGTTTTATCCGGTGGCGGAAACCGACTCCAATCATGCCATCGGCGAAACCACCTTTACCTGGGGTGCCGGTCGCAGTTATCCGGGGCCAGGTGAAGATCATCTTTATATCCTTTGGCGCTGGCAAGATTGTTGTGTAGGACTGTAG
- a CDS encoding TrbC family F-type conjugative pilus assembly protein, translating to MHFFKNTLLIAALCGQWSAHAEEEWFTRSQHILNNLAGQSRPDWLNSNPYQADAQRQASDIVNASKPVILNTLSDTQKPLNNDKSKPLRVMFVSFSLGKSVLKGIFEEASGQDDVLLVLRGPRPRQKLPDLFAELKVLLKDIEPVPNIVIDPTRFQKWAVTTVPEIVVEDHDKTRLRVKGVTSLAWLKSRQEAGRQGDLGRFGEVYEIAEIDLLEEIKRRLAAINWPQKQRQALVRFWEQHRFEVLPVAQEDRDRMIDLTVTAPRDLIASNGKLIIQAGQTVNPLDKMAFDLCLFIFDATQKAQIDTVRKLSCRDKKARMLYLATSLSRQDGWEGLKALETVLNAPVYLLTPDVRQRFQLQKTPTLVEQSGNRVVIRERKVIISAATGEPS from the coding sequence ATGCACTTTTTTAAAAATACTTTGCTGATCGCCGCTTTGTGTGGACAGTGGTCCGCTCATGCCGAAGAGGAGTGGTTCACCCGCTCCCAACACATCCTCAATAATCTGGCAGGACAATCACGGCCAGACTGGTTGAACAGTAATCCCTATCAAGCTGATGCCCAGCGGCAAGCATCAGACATCGTCAACGCCTCCAAGCCTGTTATCTTGAATACGCTATCCGACACCCAAAAACCGCTGAATAATGATAAGTCCAAACCGTTACGGGTGATGTTTGTGTCGTTCTCGCTGGGCAAGTCGGTGCTCAAAGGTATTTTTGAAGAAGCTTCGGGGCAGGATGACGTATTACTGGTCCTGCGCGGCCCCAGGCCAAGGCAAAAGCTACCGGATCTGTTCGCTGAACTGAAGGTATTATTGAAAGACATCGAACCGGTGCCCAATATTGTCATTGATCCCACCCGTTTCCAGAAATGGGCGGTGACCACCGTGCCCGAGATTGTGGTAGAAGATCATGATAAAACCCGTCTCCGCGTTAAGGGCGTGACCAGTCTGGCGTGGTTAAAATCCCGTCAGGAGGCTGGTCGGCAAGGCGATCTGGGGCGTTTCGGCGAAGTATATGAGATTGCCGAAATTGATCTGCTCGAAGAAATCAAACGCCGTCTGGCGGCAATCAATTGGCCGCAGAAACAACGACAGGCCCTTGTCCGCTTTTGGGAACAGCACCGGTTTGAAGTATTGCCCGTCGCTCAAGAAGATCGGGATCGAATGATTGATCTGACTGTCACCGCGCCACGCGATCTTATCGCCTCGAATGGCAAGCTTATTATCCAGGCCGGACAAACAGTCAATCCCTTGGACAAGATGGCTTTTGACCTGTGTTTGTTTATCTTCGATGCCACCCAAAAAGCCCAGATTGATACTGTCCGGAAGTTATCCTGCCGGGACAAGAAAGCACGGATGTTGTATCTGGCAACATCTCTGTCTCGCCAAGACGGTTGGGAAGGCTTGAAAGCACTGGAAACGGTTCTGAATGCACCGGTGTATTTACTGACCCCTGATGTACGGCAGCGCTTTCAGTTACAAAAAACACCAACACTGGTGGAACAGTCCGGCAACCGGGTGGTGATACGGGAACGAAAAGTGATTATTTCTGCGGCGACCGGTGAACCGTCATGA
- the traN gene encoding conjugal transfer mating pair stabilization protein TraN produces MELGAFFDGHVRFTRSLAMILSIAMAWTPFAVVWADAMQTAGNDGQQTGHQILGSFQFPVDAGSGVITLNPGTSQQSAITINTLFPDSASSNSTTANITSLYGNNPGTMAAGLNAQTTLNGETSATGEAYRTLINNAHQSHPDLQNDTLWKSGDQVFANFTPWAQSFSDCTTTTTQTATSHTVHVPDYQLCLRQSTVPQSCTASHQVTVAPLLTYVSGNGGLSNCGPGCMDLYVGVVGDNYWSAGCAVFTWQVTYNVLHPEAIISATLADVEFDDHARVFYGGNLIYTGSTGWGGACELSKNWVDHPNTDITSVFNSTGNKVFRQDTLVGDQGEGYARIRLHYDVSKLITRDQWSWSGPNCQNLANAITDGICQAGSQLGCSNDPANGSGCYLDPVSQIMICDTALRPAPVAGSTGITNTCMNITATGQCDLNSTGQCWTDTAGTHCLTPPVSGTPTTNCSALENQGCAFIKSQCLDTLTSGTCWDSVDTYDCGQQVGIPGIQSSTQQQCSGPIRCMGEDCITVNRTQSQDFTKAVALLNTAQQMAMDMTCDYANTGLQQKDPGTCQVFKGKDASCKIVGGVVTLVDCCQAPSGSMGLGQYIDLLVATSQLDNAVMRMDSTFAVRGAWETMRTPLTMAGDAWNSVQADFSSNVNALVGSDMLSVSDVAEQGLLDSLKGELMTSVAEWIGSTFGEAAGNALFSAGGQVAFDAMGNLTPAAQSGGVELGGGAALAGEMLSTLMAAYTVVMIVIMVIQMIWSCEMPEYELAAKKQLKVCKDLGTFCASKEPITGLCLIRKESYCCYNSPLARILNEQIKPQLGIDFGTPESPVCTGILVSDLDKVDWSRVNLDEWLGILAETDHLPTAGNAAALLNLDQLTGTGSRLNPQKYGAATSNRLDTLTRTQGRMTGLDAPSVKRQAELEGWSMGP; encoded by the coding sequence ATGGAACTGGGCGCATTTTTTGACGGTCATGTGCGCTTCACCCGCAGTCTGGCCATGATATTGAGCATCGCTATGGCCTGGACACCGTTCGCTGTAGTCTGGGCCGATGCCATGCAGACGGCAGGTAATGACGGGCAGCAAACCGGACACCAAATTCTGGGTAGTTTTCAGTTCCCAGTGGATGCCGGTAGTGGCGTCATAACCCTAAATCCCGGTACATCTCAGCAAAGCGCGATCACTATCAACACGCTGTTTCCGGATTCGGCCAGCAGTAATAGTACCACTGCCAACATAACCAGTTTGTATGGCAATAATCCCGGCACGATGGCCGCAGGACTCAATGCCCAAACCACACTGAACGGCGAAACCAGTGCTACCGGAGAAGCTTATCGCACGCTGATCAACAATGCCCACCAATCGCATCCGGATTTACAAAATGATACGCTTTGGAAAAGCGGCGATCAGGTGTTTGCCAATTTTACGCCCTGGGCACAGTCGTTTTCAGACTGTACCACCACGACCACTCAAACCGCGACCAGCCATACAGTACATGTACCTGACTATCAGTTATGCCTGCGCCAATCGACGGTACCGCAAAGTTGCACCGCAAGCCATCAAGTTACTGTCGCCCCCTTGCTGACTTATGTCTCGGGTAACGGCGGCTTATCAAATTGCGGGCCGGGGTGCATGGATCTGTATGTTGGTGTAGTCGGCGACAATTACTGGTCGGCAGGCTGCGCAGTTTTTACCTGGCAGGTCACTTATAACGTATTGCATCCGGAAGCGATTATCAGTGCGACCCTTGCCGATGTCGAGTTCGACGATCATGCCCGGGTTTTTTATGGCGGCAACCTGATTTATACCGGGTCAACCGGTTGGGGTGGCGCTTGTGAACTCAGTAAAAACTGGGTGGATCATCCCAATACCGATATCACGTCGGTATTTAACAGCACCGGCAATAAGGTCTTCCGACAAGATACGCTCGTCGGCGACCAGGGTGAAGGCTATGCCCGTATCCGACTTCACTATGATGTATCCAAACTAATAACTCGGGATCAATGGAGCTGGAGCGGCCCGAACTGCCAAAATCTTGCCAATGCAATCACCGACGGCATTTGCCAAGCAGGCAGCCAACTTGGTTGTAGCAATGATCCGGCCAATGGCTCGGGGTGTTATCTCGATCCGGTGTCACAAATCATGATCTGTGACACTGCCCTGCGCCCTGCCCCGGTGGCCGGTTCCACAGGTATTACAAATACCTGTATGAACATCACTGCGACAGGCCAATGCGATCTCAACAGTACCGGACAATGCTGGACCGACACTGCGGGTACCCACTGTCTGACGCCGCCTGTTTCTGGAACGCCGACCACCAACTGCTCCGCGTTGGAAAACCAGGGTTGTGCCTTCATTAAAAGCCAATGCCTCGATACCCTGACGTCAGGTACTTGCTGGGATAGCGTGGATACCTATGACTGTGGCCAGCAAGTCGGCATTCCCGGCATTCAAAGCAGCACGCAACAACAATGCTCAGGACCGATTCGCTGCATGGGTGAAGACTGTATCACCGTCAATCGTACCCAGAGCCAGGATTTCACCAAGGCAGTCGCTTTACTCAATACCGCCCAGCAAATGGCAATGGATATGACCTGTGATTATGCCAATACCGGCCTGCAACAAAAAGATCCTGGTACCTGCCAAGTGTTTAAAGGTAAAGATGCTAGTTGTAAAATCGTCGGGGGCGTAGTAACACTGGTCGATTGTTGTCAAGCACCGTCTGGTAGTATGGGACTGGGTCAGTATATCGATTTATTAGTGGCCACCAGTCAACTGGATAATGCAGTGATGCGCATGGATAGCACTTTTGCAGTGAGGGGTGCTTGGGAAACGATGCGCACGCCTTTGACTATGGCGGGTGATGCCTGGAACAGTGTACAGGCAGATTTTTCCTCGAATGTTAACGCTTTGGTCGGCTCGGATATGCTCAGTGTCAGCGATGTCGCGGAACAAGGTTTGCTGGACTCACTGAAAGGCGAACTGATGACTTCGGTGGCCGAATGGATCGGTAGTACTTTTGGGGAAGCCGCCGGCAATGCCTTGTTCAGTGCCGGCGGTCAGGTGGCGTTTGATGCGATGGGCAACCTGACGCCGGCCGCGCAATCGGGCGGTGTCGAACTTGGCGGTGGTGCTGCGCTTGCCGGTGAAATGCTCAGTACCCTGATGGCAGCCTACACGGTAGTGATGATCGTGATCATGGTTATCCAGATGATCTGGTCATGCGAAATGCCGGAATACGAATTGGCTGCCAAAAAACAACTGAAAGTCTGTAAAGACTTGGGGACCTTCTGTGCCAGTAAGGAACCGATCACTGGACTCTGTCTGATCCGTAAGGAAAGCTACTGCTGCTATAACTCGCCGCTGGCACGCATACTAAATGAACAAATCAAGCCGCAATTAGGCATTGATTTTGGCACACCTGAAAGCCCCGTCTGTACTGGTATCTTGGTGTCTGATCTGGATAAAGTTGACTGGAGCCGGGTTAATCTCGATGAATGGTTGGGCATTCTCGCAGAAACCGACCATTTGCCCACCGCAGGAAACGCCGCTGCCCTGCTCAATCTTGATCAATTGACCGGTACGGGCAGCCGATTGAATCCCCAAAAATACGGAGCTGCAACCAGCAACCGCCTGGATACATTAACCCGTACCCAAGGCCGCATGACCGGACTGGACGCACCGAGTGTCAAACGGCAGGCAGAACTCGAAGGCTGGAGCATGGGCCCGTAG
- the lepB gene encoding signal peptidase I, whose product MKAKPPPPVIKPKMPLKVFLLKAVPILLLVLTVEHTIGQRFLIGGDDQVDRCLPDKRIYIIDTYNKDIWRGDLIAFRAERMAPYFKDSQVIIKIAAGVAGDHVQVDSQQTTINDSLIIDGLPLADKLRKLPVTFKRDETIPAGAYWVTGKAPKSFDSRYWGYVYDYQVIGRAYALF is encoded by the coding sequence ATGAAAGCAAAGCCCCCTCCTCCCGTCATTAAACCTAAAATGCCACTCAAGGTATTCTTGCTTAAAGCCGTACCCATCCTGTTGTTAGTGTTGACTGTTGAACATACTATCGGCCAACGGTTTTTAATCGGCGGTGATGATCAGGTCGACCGCTGTTTACCTGACAAACGTATTTATATCATCGACACCTACAACAAGGATATCTGGCGGGGCGATCTGATCGCCTTTCGGGCTGAACGCATGGCCCCGTATTTTAAGGATAGCCAGGTGATTATCAAAATTGCCGCCGGCGTTGCCGGTGACCACGTCCAGGTCGATAGTCAGCAAACCACGATCAATGACTCATTGATTATTGATGGTTTACCACTGGCCGACAAACTCAGAAAATTGCCGGTCACATTCAAACGCGACGAAACCATACCCGCAGGAGCTTATTGGGTAACAGGTAAAGCACCGAAAAGTTTTGATTCGCGTTACTGGGGCTATGTCTACGACTATCAGGTAATTGGCAGGGCTTATGCACTTTTTTAA